The proteins below are encoded in one region of Argopecten irradians isolate NY unplaced genomic scaffold, Ai_NY scaffold_0743, whole genome shotgun sequence:
- the LOC138313558 gene encoding P2X purinoceptor 7-like encodes MELSDNDQSDYDDIPEVSFSLDICPYMYEPVAQTDTQNDCSSPELSEDSDDSSQDDGGSTEWCSCSFCTPMPTSEERKCCHDMDILQEKLEGIECITQHEGFAANCLNIHVLETSFYEYAEENDVSQENIHRTYRHVAYRRFIRWTWKVLGKRNRKVIPSCAVSAIRRTFPSEQFTGFLYPRF; translated from the exons ATGGAGTTATCCGATAATGATCAGAGCGATTACGACGATATTCCAGAAGTATCGTTTAGTTTAGATATTTGTCCATATATGTATGAACCTGTAGCACAAACAGACACACAGAATGACTGTAGTTCGCCAGAATTAAGCGAAGACAGCGACGATTCCAGTCAGGACGACGGCGGCAGTACAGAATG GTGTTCTTGTAGTTTTTGCACCCCTATGCCCACAAGTGAGGAGCGAAAATGTTGCCACGATATGGACATTTTACAGGAGAAACTAGAAGGCATTGAATGTATAACTCAGCATGAAGGATTTGCAGCAAACTGCTTAAACATCCATGTTCTGGAAACATCCTTCTACGAATATGCAGAAGAAAACGATGTTTCACAAGAAAACATCCACAG AACCTACAGACATGTTGCATATAGAAGGTTCATAAGATGGACGTGGAAAGTTCTAGGCAAGAGAAATCGTAAAGTAATACCATCTTGTGCTGTCTCTGCTATTAGAAGAACTTTTCCATCAGAACAGTTCACAGGGTTTCTCTATCCTCGTTTCTAA
- the LOC138313559 gene encoding uncharacterized protein: MVQCAAFNCTNKTGNREKISLFTFPKFPRLRKEWTLRLKRKDFVPTDYSRLCQVHFAPESFTKDPRIVSSIRYDPKSLRLKPDAVPTIFNFSSPTSRDVDSERANRDRTPSVYHETPSRKRSTSRSRYSRAIQKRRRFEMLADITDMHQDENEYDSVHYRPDQCHIETQTEIPGPRDKCVGTDDLDTGRFSVGCQTSYNIVQRRHVSLQVTSARPKSSCGVQATCMMENTSTQCTRYKKCVQVVETGTDQSLDDYQEEVDSSTHDPDWVPTCETEDDNDETADNQQVNMDTQETEPDKAKKYVVFEQCLMELLDSCPDCMRTSLQHVRTIIGTCVCFSSRCMCGFTRQWCSQPFSKSMPWGNIIIASAIFFSGNSPVKTLNFMHHAGISRLCCTSYNMLQRTYIVPSTLSCWQFQQSTMFEQLRNSGQKLKLGGDARCSSPGHTAKYGSYTLMDAQTSKVIDVQLVQSNEVKNSYGMELEGLKRALHHLQEEGMTISDLVTDRHSQVKKFMRTECPSINHWFDVWHVAKGKCLNFNLIYFKRLEALGKTKKYALVGQWARSIGNHVYWCAASSDGDGELVRQKWTSITNHIANIHESHGDKFQSCQHGNLDRIWFKPGSKALGEVKKIVHSKLLLKDIGKLSPAEQTSSLESYHNIVNFFAPKSTHYFYNQMKARVCLAALHFNANSSRSQAMKDGKGQYRVSFPKSRKGDPVAKEVKVKQNFDYIQELMEEVVVRREMFSSYGQAQRALIQEIDPAPPSISGQRRAVITNYDRDTVIQNTCRRFNSYPC, from the exons ATGGTTCAGTGTGCGGCATTTAATTGTACGAACAAAACGGGAAACAGAGAGAAgataagtttgtttacattccCGAAGTTCCCAAGGCTACGTAAAGAATGGACTCTTCGATTAAAGAGGAAAGACTTCGTGCCGACGGATTACAGCAGACTGTGTCAGGTACACTTTGCACCTGAATCTTTTACCAAAGATCCCCGCATTGTGAGCTCCATCAGATATGACCCTAAGTCCTTAAGACTGAAGCCGGATGCTGTCCCCACCATTTTTAACTTTTCTTCGCCTACATCTAGAGATGTCGATAGTGAAAGAGCAAATAGGGATCGAACCCCCTCTGTTTATCATGAAACACCAAGCAGGAAACGGTCAACATCAAGGAGTCGTTACAGTCGTGCGATACAGAAAAGACGAAGATTTGAG ATGTTAGCTGATATCACTGACATGCATCAGGATGAGAATGAATATGACAGTGTGCACTACAGACCAGACCAGTGCCATATTGAGACACAGACAGAAATACCAGGCCCCAGGGACAAATGTGTTGGGACAGATGATCTGGATACAGGGAGATTTTCTGTTGGATGTCAGACTTCCTACAATATAGTG CAACGACGGCATGTGTCGCTGCAGGTGACTTCAGCTAGACCAAAATCTTCATGTGGTGTTCAAGCGACTTGTATGATGGAAAACACATCGACACAGTGTACcagatataaaaaatgtgtACAGGTAGTGGAAACTGGAACAGACCAGAGTCTGGATGATTATCAGGAGGAGGTTGATTCATCAACACATGATCCTGACTGGGTGCCGACGTGTGAGACTGAGGACGATAATGATGAAACTGCTGATAATCAACAAGTTAACATGGATACTCAGGAAACTGAACCGGACAAGGCCAAGAAGTATGTGGTGTTTGAACAGTGTCTGATGGAACTTTTAGATTCCTGTCCAGATTGTATGAGAACAAGTTTGCAACATGTAAGAACTATTATAGGGACATGTGTGTGTTTTTCTTCAAGATGTATGTGTGGTTTTACACGGCAGTGGTGTAGTCAGCCATTTTCAAAATCTATGCCTTGGGGAAATATCATTATTGCCAGTGCAATATTTTTCAGTGGAAATAGTCCAGTTAAGACTTTAAATTTTATGCACCATGCAGGCATTTCCAGACTGTGTTGTACATCCTACAATATGCTGCAACGGACTTACATAGTTCCTTCCACTTTGTCCTGCTGGCAGTTTCAGCAGTCAACTATGTTTGAACAACTGCGAAATAGTGGTCAAAAACTTAAACTTGGGGGTGATGCTCGATGCTCTTCACCAGGCCATACTGCCAAATATGGGAGTTACACCTTAATGGATGCACAGACTTCAAAAGTCATTGACGTACAACTTGTTCAG TCAAATGAAGTGAAAAACTCCTACGGTATGGAACTTGAAGGGCTGAAACGTGCACTACATCATCTCCAGGAAGAAGGCATGACTATATCAGACTTAGTTACAGATAGACACAGTCAGGTGAAAAAGTTCATGAGAACAGAATGTCCCAGTATCAACCATTGGTTTGACGTGTGGCATGTTGCTAAAGGCAAGTGTTTAAATTTCAATCTCATATATTTCAAAAGA TTGGAAGCTCTTGGCAAGACAAAGAAATATGCATTGGTCGGACAATGGGCAAGATCCATAGGCAACCATGTGTATTGGTGTGCTGCCAGCAGTGATGGTGATGGGGAACTCGTACGCCAAAAGTGGACTAGCATCACTAATCACATAGCTAACATCCACGAGAGTCATGGTGACAAATTTCAGAGCTGCCAGCATGGAAATCTTGACAGGATATGGTTTAAGCCAG GTAGCAAGGCTTTGGGAGAAGTGAAAAAGATTGTCCACAGTAAACTGCTTCTGAAGGACATTGGTAAACTGTCTCCAGCAGAACAGACGTCAAGCCTCGAATCTTACCACAACATTGTGAACTTCTTTGCACCAAAGTCAACACACTACTTTTACAACCAGATGAAAGCCAG AGTCTGCCTTGCGGCACTTCACTTCAATGCTAATTCATCAAGATCACAGGCAATGAAGGATGGAAAAGGGCAATACAGAGTGTCATTTCCTAAGAGTAGGAAAGGTGATCCAGTGGCAAAAGAAGTTAAAGTCAAGCAGAACTTtg ATTACATCCAAGAGCTTATGGAGGAAGTGGTAGTCAGGAGAGAGATGTTTAGCAGCTATGGCCAGGCCCAGAGAGCACTAATTCAAGAGATTGATCCTGCTCCACCATCCATCTCTGGACAACGGAGAGCAGTGATCACCAACTATGACAGAGACACTGTTATACAAAACACTTGCAGGAGATTTAACTCTTATCCATGTTAG